The Musa acuminata AAA Group cultivar baxijiao chromosome BXJ2-5, Cavendish_Baxijiao_AAA, whole genome shotgun sequence genomic interval TGCAATTGTAAAAGAACATCTCTGACACCTCCTGCATTTGCAGAAGCCTCACCACTGTATTGCAATTGGTAGTTGGTAGTTATCTCTGGCATCTGGTTCTCCTACTAGCCACCATTGTCTTTTACCACAAATCATGGTCATATGTTTTGTCTTATCATGTTCTCACCAAGcacaaatatcaaaataatcatatgACATTTGGAAAGGCCGATTACTAACCTTCGGTGTCATCATGAACATTATTGCATCAACCAATTTTTCCAGTGAAAATTGATCAACAGGGATAGGTGGGGGTCCCAGTCCCCTGGCATTGACTCGTTCTCCCCAAAAAGGTTGGTCACCAAAGAAAGGTACAATAGTAGTTGGACACTACAAAACCAACGTTATGTAGACAAGTATGTCCATAAGCAAATTTTACGGTCTCTAatatgagaaaaaagaaaaagaaagcaagacAGAGAAAGCAAGTTAGAAGTGATACAGCAGCCCTAAGCCCAGCAGCTGTTGTTCCAGCACCACCATGATGCACCTGAAAATATACAAAAGATAAAAATCAGTTCAAATATGAAGTGTTGCTGGCATTCATCAACATGCCGTTAGGACATCTAGCTCTGTTGTTGGCAGTGAGACCAATCATGTCTAGTTGTAAGGCATACAATGAAACAGCAGCAAATGAGCAAATTTGATATATCGGGTCTCACTCATTTGTCTCattccaaaaaatattattttttcagACAGGAATAgcaaagccaatcacataagtaaATCACTAAAGCTTCACATATTTAAGCAGCTTTGGAGATTTTGGATTAAGTAGTCATAAAACAATATTCCCTCGATTAATGTTTTTCAATTATATAAGGTGTTTAGTTGACGGAAAGTAAAAAACATACTGGTGGAAGATTATGAGAAGCTAAAAGCGATAGTTCAAAAACTTGAATAATACTACAATATCAATATTACTAAAATTGTTCAACTGAATATTTGATCAATTTATTTTCACCACTATCAATCAACAAACAATGTTGTTGGTCCACATTGGATCTAGTatttttaaaagctcttggtgcaTGCCATAGCACTTGTCTGAACGAAGTGAGGCGCTcaagaatattaaattttaaaaattatatattatgatCGATAAATATGATCCAAAAAATAAAATGACACAATCTAGTTTCTACTAATGGAGAATTATGCTAAACAAGTTTCTAACCAGTGCTAAACAGTTCTAAAGAGTGAGTTAATATAGTGCTAAAAGAGTTATAATTAGTGTTAAAGAGTTCTAAAGAGTGGATCAATATGATGCTAAACAGTTTTAACCAACGCTAAACAGTTCTAAAGGGGGAATTGAGAAGAGGAGTAACCGACGACTATTGAGGAAGGTGGGGGAAGGAGAGGGAGGCGGACAAAGCTACGGATGAAGGCAGCGGCGACAGATGTAGGGTTTCACTTCGGGTTTGTTTCCTAGGGGGGGAGCGGGTTTTGTGTTATGGTTTCACTTTGGGTTTGTCTCTCGAGAGAGCGGGTTTGACTTGCTCGTTCCATCGAACCATGCTCAAACTCCAACCCAACTTCACTTGGGCACTCGCCAGAGGCGCTCGGCGCTagggctcaggcgagcgcctgAGCAGCACTTCATCGAAACATCTCACTCGAAGGTTTTGCAAGGCGCTCGAGCCACGCCTCGCCGAAGCACCTTTTGaaaacactgattggatcctcctTATTTCAAGACACTTGAACCAATGCTCAACTAACATGTACCCTATGATTCCTGCTTTAGCAGGTACCTGAACTCTATATTGAAATTTTCTTCATATGTCATAGAAGATCTTAGAGTAACACTGCAACAAAAAGTAGCATCAGCAAATCAAAAGTGTCAAGTTGCATGGCTTACCACTGCCTTACATTGCAGGAATAACCAGTCATGGGGAACATTATCCAGCAGGTACACGTAATCCTTGGGTTCTGCCACTGAAAAAATAACATCCTTCTATAAAATATCTCAGAAGGATAAGcaacaaagagaaaaaaagaactgTCATATAAACAATATGCTCACAATTTCCAAGGCCACCCCAGCCCTTATTGATGATGCCTCTCTGACCAGTAATTTTTAATGCCTCCACAATGATCTCTGTCATTTTTCCAGGTTCTTGAACAGGCTACATATTTACACAAAAGTTTAAAACAAGAGTGAGTACCGATACTAGGAGAGCATAGACATTGATGATATCAAATCCTATAGAGCTATGACCACAACAAAATTCAAATAGTCAAGTTGAACAACTAAATTTGCTAAAACATCTTATATGCATGAGGTTTAGGAGGCACACAGGATCTGAGGTATGTGTAATATGCACTGCAATGTGAAGCTCCTGTTGCTAGAGAAGGATTACTCTATTTAAAATTTGTCAAAGTTAAATTGTAATGTACTCTTAATGTTACAGAGATTATAATCAAGCAGCTAATTCGGTTTCAACGCAAGGTAGAATGGCTGGGGTCGAAGTGTTTTAGAAGGATAAAAGCACTTCCCTTCTGTTCTCCCAATGCTAATTTTATATCTATCCAAAAATAAACAAATCCTTACATGATGCTCAATAAACTAGCTACAAAAAGGAAACTAAATAAAAccacttttttttcctttccttctgTTCTCTCAATGCTAATTCCAGGTCTCATTTCAGAATAAACAAATCCTTAAAAGCTGAGTGTCATTATCGAACAGAAGATTATTAATGATCATGGCCGAAGTCTATCTAGATTACAAGATAAATAGGTTAGGTTGCAACTCATTCTCCTGACAAACAGTAAAACTCAGAACCATATGATTACAAGCTAAACTACAAGAGTCCAACATAATTATTTAACATATACTTCAATATTTATGTCCTTGTGGCATATAACATATTGACCGAGAAAATGTAATACATTAGCATAAAAAAAATAGTAACACTGACTTAGGTTGCATTTGAgagcatatttatatttttaatgtgcaTTTAGAGAATACTGTTTAGAATATGCAACTCTAGAATACTGTTTAGCAAACAAcagaaataaaatatattttaaatatgcattgaCATAACTatttttggtaaaattatatttcaaaagttcattGAATACTATAGACAAATTTATCCTTTTAATATTTTGAATAGTTATTCAAAAgggaatacatatttttatttaaattaataagaaaataaataaataaatgtctgTAATCTTACAAAAGATTTCATATGGcccagatatataataaataaaaaatataatcatatatatgaatgtaaaataaccttcgaaaataaataaataaaatttcatcttataaaagatataaatcatattggtttctcactaaattataatggccattatgtaatTTTATATAATGTCATAGTGTATTTTAGGAATTTGAAAAGTTACATTAGCATCCCACAAATGTTGTATACTGATGCTGCCTTTGTGGATGCTACCCTGAAGTAGCATCAAcatttgaatatttgcaatacagcATTCAGAccaaatatgatttcaaaaaatttaccaaacatcaattcatatttgaaatgtgaaTTATACCatcaatgcacatttcaaatatgtTCCCAAATGCACTCTTAGTAAATAAGATAAAAGCGTTCCTATAGCAGTGATTATCATGCATGACGGTCTGTAGATAATTCAACTGATATCTGCCAAAAGGATGAGCTCTAGTGAATGAGGATCATGCGAATGTAGGATCTTGGAGGGTTCTTGTAATCCTCAGTGAATAAAAAGATTACTTCCAATTTTCCATATTAATTCCTATATGTTCCATACAAATACTGAAGAGACATTTTATATAACTGATAATTTtgcaaaataaatttcttcagcaCGTTTTGGCACAGGATCATCAAGGTCTAACCTGGGCACCCCATCAGACAACTCAGCTTTTGATATAAGAATTTACAGCAGATATGCACATTGAGACTTATTTATGTCAGTAATAACTAGTAATTAACCTAGAAGACAGAAGTAAAGAACCACTCTAGATTTCTCAAACATGTGGTAGACAATTCCTGAAACCAACTATAACAGTGATGTGATCTGAAACCAGGATGCCTAGTAAAAGGTAAGGAACCAATCATTATATAAAAAAGCTCATACAACATATTTGAGAAAAAGACGTGCTATTGCAATCTATAGTGGTAGAATAATTATGCCGTACAAACTAGTGCCTATTAACAAATAACCAGTTAGAGTACTAATAAGCTTTAAGAGAAGAAATAAAAAACTATAAAGGCGACAGTCAACAAATGtgaaagaaaataaattaaatatggcTGCAATGATACTTTGCAGAAGCTATGGAGAGCCAATGAAAGATCATTTGCAGAAAGGGTGACCGACATCATAATAGCAAAATGAACTTACAAGGCTACCAAACCCAATATAAATAGGCTTGTCACCAGCATTCAGCCAATCTACAAGTGACTCTGGCGGTTCATAATTTGATGCAAGGTCAAGGAAACAAAATCCAACCACATCAATTTTGGGTCCCCAATCTGCAAATAGTAACCACACAAAACAATTGAAGCTTACACTTTTCCATAcaccaaatatcaaaatgtaaaaatTCTTTCAGAAAGGCCAGTTtatgaatatataaaaaaaagagttATGACTAACGCTCTTGTTGTCTATAACGTGAAAAGCTAATGCAACTTAATTTATTATACCAATTCAAGAaccaaaaacaacaacaacagaaaTTGGTGCCATCATTTCTTTTCTgacaaaaattatgaaaatacattTACATGCAACTACAAGCTGACCTCTTATAGTTGGATAAATTTTATGTTGTCATCATACATCCAAGAATTAAAGTCTCAGTTGGTATCCATAACAACTGGTGGTCAGATTGGCACGATATTGGTACCAATAAATGTATCAACGGTTGATACCGTTTGGTACCATATAGACGAGCAGAGCATaataaagaggaagagaaggcggATGAACCTAGAACAAGAGTGAGAGCAAGAGGAGgcaaaagaaggaagaggagtgtgcaTGCAGTAGAGAAGAGATCACAATGCATGCAAGCAGTTTAGGAGAGGCCCTTACACAAACGAACAAATGGAGGAGCAACAGCATGGTGGGAAGGCAGCAGCGATGGAGCACGGAGAAGCAAGAAAAAATAAGAGCAAGAAAAGAACGGGTATGGAGAGTGCAAGTATCAGATGATAGACTTACTGTTTGGTACAACAGGCTACCAGTCAGCTTATTGCCCGGTATGCCAGTGTGGTAAGCTCGATTTCAGACTAGACCAGGAGAAATTGCCCAGTTCATGAGCCAGTCACAGAGGTAACATCTATACTCAAAGTATATGTTTAAACAATTATCATTAAGTTCAAAAAATGACCTTTTGGTTTTGGAACAAGATGGGGACTCCAGATATACCCATAAGGTATGTCAGAGGCAGAAGTCTGTACGCCACTTAAATAAGTCACAGGTCGCAGCTTTAATCTTTTTTTCCTAAAATCATTTATCATGTCCCGTATTCCAAGCCAAATCATAGAATCAACAATCTGATATGAGAGctgcaaaagaagacaaaaatcataattaagtaaaattaaaGTCAGGTGAAATCTACACAAATCAAGGAATAAAACACAGGAAATAAACTATTTAGAACTATATCAATGAGAAGAGAGTACCAATAGTAAATATATGAAGAAGAAGGTCATTAACTACATACAACTCAAGATTATACTAAAAAGCAAGACCGGATAAAAGCACGAAAATTGATTCAATGGCTTCAGAATATAAGCTAtaggtagaaaaaaaaaaaacataggccATTATTATGACATCATGCAGTATACTGCCGAGATAGGTAATGATAGAAACTAAGCTGGCATCAAAGCACAAAGAAAGAACTTTCACATTAGCTTATAGAATTttacacaataacatcaagatcttaACTAGGTTAAACAGACAATGTTAACCACTCTTTAatttaatacagaaaatataacaAATCAAACAATAGGAGAgcgaaatatatttttcttactcTATATCCAGCAGATTGCTTGACACGGGAAAGAGGATGCGGAAATTCACTAGTTGGTCTGAAAATGTGAAAGAAAATGTCACATCAGGCACACTTCAGCTCTTAGGTTAAGGTAATAACAGGCAGTGCATATAGATTTGCAAGTTACCTACTTTTACTAAAACCAACTTCAAACATAGCCATAATGTAAACCACCATATGCTAATACAGAAAGAATGAAAAAGGGAAATAAGATCTCACGTCCATGGCATTGTAAAAAAAATGTGAATTGGTACTTTTAGCGCCTCAGCCACATGTGTATGCCCTGAACATGCATTCATCCAGGTCGATAGTCAGAATCATCATTCCTCAGggatataaaacaaaaaaaaaataagtccTTATGGAAATGACGAAACATGAGCGTAAACTCAGTAACTAAATGCAGTCTGTTTATAGTATCTATTAATTAAACCACTGTAACCATATACAAGTAGAGACAAGCAATAAACATCTTGTGCTATCAAGGCAGATTGAGAAAGCAAGTAATTTAACTAACCACACAAATGTAGCACATGAAATACAAGGAGGTGACTAGTGAAGTAATACGGTGTTCAGCAGTAGGAGGAACTGTGTTTAACTTCAGGCTTTGCTGGATCTGAATAAAATGATCAAGGTTCATTCTTAAATACTCAGCTTGTTTCTAAGACCAAAATaggtaaaaaaaaaagcaaagtgaTCATATCCTGTTAAAAACTCCACTGTTGTCCAGCAGAAGATCACATCACAACTTTTACCTTGATGTCAAAGAGACCTAAAGCTTatgtgattttaattttgaattagtCCTGGCAACAGAATACGCTTAACACGTGTACCTTTTTCCAACCATGTTGCGATGATATCATTAGATTTTATTACATTGCATAGGCCTGTTCCTGTGCCTAGGCATATGCCTTGGCAGCAAACCCCATAATGCCACCCTCAAAGACCAGCATGATTCAGTTGGTATATACATTGTTTGCAACAGAGAGCCTAAGCAGCAGCTCTTACCCAATGATCCTGTTCAAGATATACCAAATAAGCCAATGATATCTCAGGCAACAAACCAAAAAAGTTGAGAATTTGGTATCCTGGGGGCCATTATTAAGATCAGTGAGTACTTTGTCTTAGTCTGCCTTTTTCAGTTTATCGGAGAGGTGAAAGCCTGTTTGTCTGTGCGAGTATGATATTGGTGCGGAAtttcattattttaaataaatcctTCCCTCAGTTATCCTATAATTATTTCCACTTCATATGGCCCATGTACTCCATTCGTTTGTTAAATTAATTTTCCGTCATTTTGGTCTAGGATATGCCAAAACATATCACTCTCTTAGGATGTTGAATTGTTGCCAATAATTATTGATTCACTAGAATGACCACCTGCATATAATTCATGGATCTACCCTGCCCATAAGACAACATACTATTTGTCGCTTGATGTAGCACCATAAATAATGACTGTAATATCATATATTGCAATATCACCGATTTGGTATAGTTCGACTGGTTTTTATCGGTCCGACCACCAACCAGTATGTGGACCAGCCAAAATAGGGTGGCCTGATCTGGttcagtataattatattattattattattttctctgcTAACTTTAACCCCACACTAGGGCTTGGCTTGTGCATTGTGACTCTCACGTCTTCACCCATCGCTACTCCCATGTCTGCTTGTCGCCCTCTGCTCGCCACCACCCATGTGCCTGTCGCCAACTCCTAGTACACCTCTTCATCCtcggcttcctcttcctcttcttctttcttcctttgtttctCTCCCTCCCCCATCAATACCAAAGTATGTTTTAGAACACCGTGTGTCGGTATGCCGGAATGGACCAGACTCGTATCGGTCTAACCATGGCCCAAAATTGCAAACCTTgtgtaatataatgatataatgcgcaaacaaaaaaaaacataagaTTATGTAGTGTTATTATATATTACTTTCTTACTGTTCTTGGAGGCTAAACAATAGATGCTGACATATCTTAATCTGCTAAAATCAAGACCAAGAGAGGAAAAGATAAAAAAGCTACTTTCAGCTAATAGTATAGAAGTTCAGATTCTAACCATATGCGGGTGGATTTGCAATTATAGCATCCACTTTGAACGGAACACCGGTGTCAATATCAGTATCCTTACAGGCTGCGAGCAAGGAAAATATAATTTCTTTAATCTGTTTCCGTTGGATAGGTATCTCCGATGGTGCAGAAGGTAAGAAACCTTTATTCTTAACCATATCTGAAAAAGTAGCAATCCATGAGCTGAACTATCAGGAAATACATTTGTCAACCACATTTAATAACTAACTAAATCATTCACATACATTCAGCAAGAATTTTTGGATCTCCACCTAGAGGATAAAACTCCAAGCCAGCAGTTAAAACAAATTCCCTGAAATTTGCATGAGTTGCCAGCCTAACACGATGACCATAGTCCTGAAAGAAACTTATTTCATAGTCATGGGGCAGTCATGTGGAACACAATGTCCAAAGAGGCTAAATGCTGAAAAAATGAAGTACATATAAATCAATAATACTGCCTTCTgaaagtaataaaaataaaatgtctGTGCATAAGGAAATGATGTCCAATATCAAAAGACAATGCTGACTAGACAAACATGAAGTTCTCATATGATAAAAAAACAAAGGGCATAGTACTTTTCAGTTTGTTCAAAAATACTCTAAGAGAAAATGCTGACAAGTATTCTTAGCCTTTGTTCTAATAggacaaaaatattttttatttctcccATGTCTCAAATGCCCAAATGGGATACTCAAAATACTGGATCAAGATGTATAAAACTAGGAACTTTTGATGAGACCAACGATGCataagaagaaaaatgaaaaccATGCACAAACAATTAACAAAGTTCCAGAGTGTTAAATAAAAATGACTATAAATCTCAGGAGGCACCATTTCGGGTACCGGATCCGTCTAAGAGATTTGTTAGATCTGTATGTACCAGGCCTATACGAGTGTACCGACACATGATACGTTCAGGCGTGTCAACAAGGACTCCAGCAATCCATGTCTCGGTTGTCAGTCAGACCAATCCATACCATCCGCACCATACCGACTTGGGTGAGACAACAAACGTTGATAAATCTTACTAGGCACTTCCGAAATTTAAATTGGAAaatttcttaataaaaaatatgaagTAAATCTACTTACTAAACACTGCCTGAACTAAGTTACAAATCCAAAATTAGACCGATGGTAATTGTTAGGATTTAGTAATACAGAAGAATACATCACAAATTAACTAACCTGCAAACGTTTTCCAATAGCAACAAATGGTTGCACATCACCTCGTGTCCCAACAATAAGAATGACTATTTGCATAGGAGGTCGATACTGTAGATCAGTCAAATCTACTGGCTCTTCATCAACTGCTTCACCATATGTATTCTCAGATCTCAAATTTATTGATGTGGTTTCAAAATTGCTTGGAACATCTACCACAACAGTCCCATCATCCTTCACTGTAGCTATTCGATTTAACATCTTCATCTGCATcatataaaattaaaagaaaaaccaTAAAAATAGATAACAAAAAAGCCCAATATAACTGAAAAGATTCCCTTACAAAGACAAAACATGATGCAAGCTTTCCTTGATGACAAAAACATAACATTGCAATGTCAGACACTGTAAGGACAAAAATAGTAAAGGAACTGAATTTATTCAGCTTAAGCCAAGTAGCTGGGACCACCCAGCTTTTAGTTAGAAGGAACAATtcagagcaaaaataaaattctcaTTGCCCACTACCCATTTGAGCAAAATGTACCATTTGGCATGCAAAAATGAAGTTCTTAGAATTCAACGAGCAACAAGCataaattgatttatatttttcttctatatcttcttttttcttttctttcactcTCTCATTTCAGATGGATGAGTACCAAGCCAGTCCAGTTCAGTGTCTAAAATCAATTAGTTATAAGCTTTGGTTATGGGTTTTTAGGCTTCTTCAGTTTAGAACCTGGGTTTATCTTGCCACAATACTCCATGAAAACTCAAGTGTTCCTACTGTAGCAGTCATCAAAGAAGTGGAGAAGTGGATATGAAAGGGGAGGAATAAATGAAACTTGCCACATCAGAGTTTCGTCGAATACATGATAGAAGAAACAAATTAAGCGTTAACTATTTATTCTACCCTTTGGTTTTAATGCCTAGTAAATTACATTTTTCCCTTGTTCGGGCAGCACAACACATGGTTCAGTGAGGCATAGTATGACATGCCAATATGAACTGATCCAGGGGCCAGCCAGCACTCCCATGACAGAGGAAATTAATCCTTGATTTGGGGTGCATCTAAAG includes:
- the LOC135612383 gene encoding sterol 3-beta-glucosyltransferase UGT80A2-like isoform X2, with the protein product MFQHDGMLITALGHNITIDNLGMSFFKEKMKMLNRIATVKDDGTVVVDVPSNFETTSINLRSENTYGEAVDEEPVDLTDLQYRPPMQIVILIVGTRGDVQPFVAIGKRLQDYGHRVRLATHANFREFVLTAGLEFYPLGGDPKILAEYMVKNKGFLPSAPSEIPIQRKQIKEIIFSLLAACKDTDIDTGVPFKVDAIIANPPAYGHTHVAEALKVPIHIFFTMPWTPTSEFPHPLSRVKQSAGYRLSYQIVDSMIWLGIRDMINDFRKKRLKLRPVTYLSGVQTSASDIPYGYIWSPHLVPKPKDWGPKIDVVGFCFLDLASNYEPPESLVDWLNAGDKPIYIGFGSLPVQEPGKMTEIIVEALKITGQRGIINKGWGGLGNLAEPKDYVYLLDNVPHDWLFLQCKAVVHHGGAGTTAAGLRAACPTTIVPFFGDQPFWGERVNARGLGPPPIPVDQFSLEKLVDAIMFMMTPKVKENAVQLAKAMETEDGVSGAVKAFLKHLPPKISPQVTPEPSSFVDFLVAPIRRCFGCS
- the LOC135612383 gene encoding sterol 3-beta-glucosyltransferase UGT80A2-like isoform X1, whose protein sequence is MAENSNSMGESDKDGSASSPAVDRNLPRASTMPKGTKYAEKSETSSEEPNLERSKTEKHGQNSPHDDPTAQLFDDKIPDKQKMKMLNRIATVKDDGTVVVDVPSNFETTSINLRSENTYGEAVDEEPVDLTDLQYRPPMQIVILIVGTRGDVQPFVAIGKRLQDYGHRVRLATHANFREFVLTAGLEFYPLGGDPKILAEYMVKNKGFLPSAPSEIPIQRKQIKEIIFSLLAACKDTDIDTGVPFKVDAIIANPPAYGHTHVAEALKVPIHIFFTMPWTPTSEFPHPLSRVKQSAGYRLSYQIVDSMIWLGIRDMINDFRKKRLKLRPVTYLSGVQTSASDIPYGYIWSPHLVPKPKDWGPKIDVVGFCFLDLASNYEPPESLVDWLNAGDKPIYIGFGSLPVQEPGKMTEIIVEALKITGQRGIINKGWGGLGNLAEPKDYVYLLDNVPHDWLFLQCKAVVHHGGAGTTAAGLRAACPTTIVPFFGDQPFWGERVNARGLGPPPIPVDQFSLEKLVDAIMFMMTPKVKENAVQLAKAMETEDGVSGAVKAFLKHLPPKISPQVTPEPSSFVDFLVAPIRRCFGCS